In Flavivirga abyssicola, the following are encoded in one genomic region:
- a CDS encoding glycoside hydrolase family 130 protein — MNNNSTTKASTIRLKKHENNPILSPNPINEWESLVVCNPGVWYENGKFSMLYRAAGNDKEHLIRFGLAESVDGINFTRVSNDPVFSPSVDGPDMGGVEDARIIKFGDEFYITYAYRPFPPGQYWKFEHDVIMLPESGEYTPLVYKNNIANSGLAISRNLRTFKRLGRITSSNLDDRDVILFPEKINGKFAMLHRPKEWIGEKYGTNHPAIWIRFSDDLMVWEEPSTLLLKGKEDSWEVKIGGSTPPLRTKEGWLIIYHGVENGGLGYYRVGAALLDINDPTKVIGRIKDWIMEPEHDYEINGYYNGCVFPTGNVIIEDTLYIYYGGADKYVGLATCSVNELLGQLKNSLNA; from the coding sequence ATGAACAATAATAGCACAACTAAAGCAAGTACCATTCGTTTAAAAAAACATGAAAACAATCCTATTTTAAGCCCAAATCCAATAAACGAATGGGAAAGCTTAGTAGTTTGTAATCCCGGAGTTTGGTATGAAAACGGTAAATTTTCTATGCTATACAGAGCAGCTGGAAATGATAAAGAACATTTAATCAGATTTGGATTAGCTGAAAGTGTAGATGGTATTAACTTTACAAGAGTATCGAACGATCCTGTATTCTCACCTAGCGTTGATGGACCCGATATGGGAGGTGTAGAAGATGCCCGAATAATAAAATTTGGAGACGAATTTTATATAACGTATGCTTACAGGCCGTTTCCACCAGGACAGTATTGGAAATTTGAACACGATGTTATTATGTTACCAGAGTCTGGTGAATATACCCCTTTAGTGTATAAAAATAACATAGCAAACTCAGGTTTGGCGATTTCTAGAAATCTCAGGACTTTTAAACGGTTGGGAAGGATTACTTCTTCGAATTTAGATGATAGAGATGTTATTCTGTTTCCTGAAAAAATAAATGGAAAATTTGCCATGCTACATAGACCAAAAGAATGGATTGGAGAAAAGTATGGTACAAATCACCCTGCCATATGGATTCGTTTCTCAGATGATTTAATGGTGTGGGAAGAGCCAAGTACGCTATTACTTAAAGGTAAGGAAGATTCTTGGGAAGTAAAAATAGGAGGAAGCACACCCCCTTTAAGAACGAAAGAGGGTTGGTTAATTATATATCATGGTGTGGAAAATGGAGGCCTAGGTTATTACAGAGTGGGTGCTGCGCTATTAGATATTAATGACCCCACAAAGGTAATAGGCCGTATTAAAGATTGGATCATGGAGCCAGAACATGACTATGAAATTAACGGTTATTATAATGGCTGTGTGTTTCCAACAGGAAATGTTATTATAGAAGATACACTATATATATACTATGGCGGTGCAGATAAGTACGTTGGTCTGGCAACATGTAGTGTGAATGAATTGCTAGGTCAATTAAAAAATAGTTTAAATGCCTAA
- a CDS encoding cellulase family glycosylhydrolase has product MKKGNLKTRHKLSLLFIVITYFTIIMTAFGCDDDEYEVKIEEQSKDIVVKTGDVLIESYIGNGVQWDPYPQAYRYWNKPIQDADWNKMYTRLDYMKPSFIRVVFGSYDKYAISGVDNYEPTAMYEGLGKILQYCQDNDITVMLGDWGYNQVDSNQDMIFESRIDNAVNYLDYLVNTQGFTCIKYYTTINEPNLNGSAANGNYKVWKDATAYFYDKMVDAGLHTKVKLAGPDIAIFNDNDVSWISNTETDLGDKIDLYDIHTYPSKGALFSGEFEALLDAYKSKMPEGKQAVIGEFGFKYETGTSIIDKELSSENLNNINTDPFIGIDSNTLVDQYIHGVDLVGLNMKIINSGFAGAINWNLDDAMHSSSTSGQDLKIWGYWNILGEELLGNPEKETIRPHFYSFSLISRYMQKGSKVYNVEVPELVGLDAIAVEKDGKYMIAINNMSENEYHLNFSLDNGSELSGLKKFIYKEDNRLTDANGFPLPEEQNLSIGKGKEISIQSQTLTVYTNFDF; this is encoded by the coding sequence ATGAAAAAAGGAAATTTAAAAACGCGTCATAAACTAAGTTTACTATTTATAGTTATAACATATTTTACAATAATAATGACCGCTTTTGGTTGTGATGATGACGAATATGAAGTTAAAATTGAAGAACAATCTAAAGACATCGTTGTAAAAACTGGAGACGTATTAATAGAGTCTTATATAGGTAATGGTGTGCAATGGGATCCATATCCACAAGCATACCGTTATTGGAATAAACCAATACAAGATGCTGACTGGAATAAGATGTATACACGTCTAGATTATATGAAACCAAGTTTTATACGTGTCGTATTTGGCTCTTATGATAAATATGCAATATCTGGAGTAGATAATTACGAGCCAACAGCAATGTATGAAGGATTAGGTAAGATTTTACAATACTGCCAAGATAATGATATTACGGTTATGCTAGGAGATTGGGGATATAATCAAGTCGATTCTAATCAAGATATGATTTTTGAAAGTAGAATTGATAACGCCGTGAATTACTTAGATTATTTGGTAAACACTCAAGGTTTTACATGTATTAAATATTATACAACAATAAATGAGCCTAATCTAAACGGATCTGCAGCTAACGGTAATTATAAGGTTTGGAAAGATGCAACGGCCTATTTTTATGATAAAATGGTTGATGCTGGATTACATACTAAAGTGAAATTAGCAGGACCGGATATTGCTATTTTTAATGATAACGATGTGTCCTGGATTTCAAATACAGAAACAGATTTAGGTGATAAAATAGACTTATACGATATTCATACGTATCCATCAAAAGGTGCTTTGTTTAGCGGAGAATTTGAAGCCTTACTTGATGCTTACAAATCTAAAATGCCAGAAGGAAAACAAGCTGTTATTGGAGAATTTGGTTTTAAGTATGAGACAGGCACTTCAATAATAGATAAAGAATTAAGCAGCGAGAATTTGAATAATATTAATACAGATCCATTTATTGGAATCGATTCTAACACTTTGGTAGACCAATATATACATGGTGTAGACTTAGTTGGATTGAATATGAAAATTATAAATTCTGGATTCGCAGGTGCCATTAATTGGAATTTAGATGATGCGATGCATAGTAGCTCAACTTCGGGTCAGGATTTAAAAATTTGGGGGTATTGGAATATCTTAGGAGAAGAACTGTTAGGTAACCCTGAAAAAGAAACCATAAGACCTCATTTTTATTCGTTTTCTCTCATATCAAGATACATGCAAAAAGGATCTAAAGTGTATAACGTAGAAGTTCCGGAATTAGTTGGATTAGATGCCATCGCAGTAGAAAAAGATGGAAAATATATGATTGCTATTAACAACATGAGCGAGAATGAATACCATCTAAATTTTTCATTAGATAATGGTAGTGAACTTTCGGGATTAAAAAAGTTCATATATAAGGAAGATAACAGATTAACGGATGCTAATGGATTTCCTTTACCAGAAGAACAAAACCTATCAATAGGAAAAGGAAAAGAAATTAGCATTCAATCTCAAACGCTTACCGTATATACAAACTTTGATTTTTAA
- a CDS encoding aryl-sulfate sulfotransferase: MKNQILKLALFIFVTTFITSCQDDPLEDIVSNDRQFLSFKVEGQVGPTIIKPTKDSSGTVDLFVFGDDFDLSSITPEFEVSEKASVSPQKGETINFDTNDGSYTYKIVSESGKVREWTVNIKKYDPVLDGNWKVSSLLFDWQIGLNVDWGWGVFGTYDPATSSYDPANYVPEVLSKDFPDAAFEEDNTIELKTVLINEKGNAEGTFSSGAGEDNTFSSFVLDPDHKGEVRDYSHRFRKMPEGNGVWEFNELGKVITFWKGSKNGLGIKGNVTVDAQGNISINFNVWEDTFSWDHWDAESHIQSAYTIYYNFELDK, encoded by the coding sequence ATGAAAAATCAAATTTTAAAATTAGCACTTTTTATTTTCGTTACAACTTTTATTACATCATGTCAAGACGATCCTTTAGAGGACATTGTAAGTAATGACAGGCAGTTTTTATCATTTAAAGTAGAAGGACAGGTAGGACCAACAATAATAAAACCTACCAAAGATAGTTCCGGAACCGTAGATTTATTTGTTTTTGGAGATGATTTTGACTTAAGCAGTATCACGCCAGAATTTGAAGTGTCTGAAAAAGCATCTGTTTCTCCGCAAAAGGGAGAGACTATAAATTTTGATACTAATGATGGTTCTTATACATATAAAATTGTTTCAGAATCAGGTAAAGTACGAGAATGGACTGTAAATATTAAGAAATACGATCCGGTTTTAGATGGTAATTGGAAAGTAAGCTCATTGCTTTTCGATTGGCAAATAGGTTTGAATGTAGATTGGGGTTGGGGCGTTTTTGGTACGTATGATCCAGCAACAAGCTCTTATGATCCGGCCAATTATGTACCAGAAGTACTTTCTAAGGATTTTCCCGATGCAGCTTTTGAAGAAGACAATACTATAGAATTAAAAACGGTTTTGATTAACGAAAAAGGTAACGCAGAAGGAACTTTTTCTTCTGGAGCAGGAGAAGATAATACCTTCTCTTCTTTCGTGTTAGATCCAGATCATAAAGGAGAAGTTAGAGATTATTCACATAGATTCAGAAAAATGCCAGAAGGAAACGGTGTTTGGGAATTTAATGAGCTTGGGAAGGTAATAACTTTTTGGAAAGGCAGTAAAAATGGACTTGGAATAAAAGGAAACGTAACAGTAGATGCGCAAGGTAATATTAGCATAAATTTTAATGTATGGGAAGATACTTTTTCGTGGGATCATTGGGATGCAGAATCACACATACAAAGTGCTTACACGATTTATTACAATTTTGAATTAGATAAATAA